The nucleotide window CAGAAGTGAAACGTTTCATCGCCGATGGTAGTGTGGGGTTTCCCCATGTGAGAGTAGGTCACCGCCAGGCACTTAATTAAAAAGAAACCCCAATCCGCCTAGCGGGTTGGGGTTTTCTTTTATGGGCATGTCTTTAGCTCTCAAGAGGCTGTTTGTGCGTTGCTTAATTGTACCCAGCTAGAAACCTTGGTACTGTCGATGTTTAACAATTAGTCACCAGCAAGGGATGCATGGAGTCAGCACTTATATTTCTTGATCCGAATACGGATCTAAGCCTTCAAGCCCATATTCGTCAAAAAATGGTAGAAGCCATCGTTTCCGGTGTTTTCCCCGTGGGTAAACGACTCCCCTCGTCGCGTAAATTGGCCGAGCAGTTGAGCGTAGCTCGCAATACTATTGTACTCGTCTACGAGCAACTCATCGATGAAGGCTACGTGGTATCACGTGAGCGCTCAGGTATCTTCGTCAATGCTAAATTCCTTGAAGGTCGAGTAGGGTTTGATGGCAATCTGGTATCAGAGCGGCGTGAGTCTGCTAACTGGTCCCGAGTTGTCCGTCGCCAGGCTGTCCACAAAAAACAGTTCGAGACGCCGCCAAATTGGCAACGTTTTCCCTATCCTTTTTTAGATGGAGTTTTTGATCAATCACTCTATCCTGCCAAAGAGTGGCGAGAAGCATCACGCCAAGCTTTGACGATTGGTCAAATTAAGCAGTGGGCCAGCGAGACTGGCGGTGCTGATGATCCTATGTTGATTGAGGAAATTCGTACTAAGATCCTTCCCCGCAGAGGAATTCAGGCTAGCTCTGATGAAATAATGATCACAGTTGGCGTTCAGCAAGCTCTGTATCTTCTGAGTAATATGCTGGTTGACTCAACAACTAGTGTTGCGGTTGAAGATCCAGGTTTCCCAGGGTTCCGTCATGTGATTGAGCATTCGGGTGGTAGAGTCATCCCCATCGACGTCGATGATGAGGGAATGCAGGTTACCCCGGCCGCGCGACGTGCCGACATTGTTATGACCACGCCAAGTCATCAAATACCCATGGCGGTGACGATGAGTATGCCAAGGCGTCATGAATTATTAGCAAGCGCTCAACTTAACGATCAAGTGGTCGTTGAAGTCGACTTCGAATTGGAAAGCAATTATTTAGGCAAGCCTCATCCTTCGTTAAAAGGATTGAGTGCTGAAGATCGAGTGATATACGTATCAGGTCTGTCTAAACTTTTAGCGCCAGGCTTAAGGCTGGGCTTTATTGTCGCCCCGAAGGAGGTTATCAAACCGCTACGTCGACTTTCTTCACTGATGGTTAAGCATCCACCACTGAATAATCAACGC belongs to uncultured Umboniibacter sp. and includes:
- a CDS encoding PLP-dependent aminotransferase family protein — encoded protein: MESALIFLDPNTDLSLQAHIRQKMVEAIVSGVFPVGKRLPSSRKLAEQLSVARNTIVLVYEQLIDEGYVVSRERSGIFVNAKFLEGRVGFDGNLVSERRESANWSRVVRRQAVHKKQFETPPNWQRFPYPFLDGVFDQSLYPAKEWREASRQALTIGQIKQWASETGGADDPMLIEEIRTKILPRRGIQASSDEIMITVGVQQALYLLSNMLVDSTTSVAVEDPGFPGFRHVIEHSGGRVIPIDVDDEGMQVTPAARRADIVMTTPSHQIPMAVTMSMPRRHELLASAQLNDQVVVEVDFELESNYLGKPHPSLKGLSAEDRVIYVSGLSKLLAPGLRLGFIVAPKEVIKPLRRLSSLMVKHPPLNNQRTAAFFLSLGYYDSFINQLHREFERRWIALRRAVNYYLLPFVDVAPAQGGTALWLRVSDDVDVGYLAQAAAARGILIEPIGDYFADQQAGQNYFRLGVTSIPEERIREGVDQLRDLIESVSEERVESLADAQGVRLSGEEIISRLAGKTMLCPIAYGDPCAIDIQSDGQLNGKAGYANEDCDSGEWWIEGSYWCRRWTRWAWGEAGRYHVVLLDNVFKLFDEQGRLIDQGILVNSDTLATTSEDDRLQATNWTKTQALSGSNA